From the Desulfosarcina sp. BuS5 genome, one window contains:
- the gptM gene encoding geopeptide radical SAM maturase, with protein sequence MQLSHYLKSYPFKDQPGSLLLFSTKHASKILISEETFQAIEKGTISDSDASLLKELGMIVPDAADEKQSMLHYMDDINKNNSLLKLTVVLNLDCNFACPYCFEEGMKGKLYLLDSTEKLLIEFIKKRLANNKERLLIDFYGGEPMLSFDRMKSISEALVSYSEQQGVSFCSGMVTNGSLFTRKKAEELVKLGLQNIKITIDGPPEIHNKSRPFKSGAKSFDIIIDNIKKTCDIVKISIGGNYRQDNYKKFVMLLDYLLEEGLGPDKIHSVKFDPIMDLPSDSGRRIGLKNECGSCNEPWVINADSFLREEILKRGWFTPKPAPMACMIESKDSYVVNFDGKIYKCPTLNGKKEFEVGDLENGIKDYTDSYNLGLWKDSECLECRYLPLCFGGCRYMTFLKDGNVKNKDCKKKFFDAALETMLLQDIKYS encoded by the coding sequence ATGCAGCTTTCCCATTACCTGAAAAGTTATCCTTTCAAAGATCAACCCGGCAGCCTCCTGTTATTTTCCACCAAACATGCCTCAAAAATTCTTATATCCGAAGAAACATTCCAGGCCATTGAAAAAGGAACAATTTCCGATTCTGATGCATCCCTGCTAAAAGAATTAGGCATGATAGTACCTGATGCCGCAGATGAAAAGCAGTCCATGCTCCATTATATGGATGATATTAACAAAAACAACTCTTTGCTCAAGCTTACGGTTGTCTTGAATCTGGACTGCAACTTTGCCTGCCCGTACTGTTTTGAAGAAGGGATGAAAGGTAAGTTATACCTGTTAGACAGTACCGAAAAGCTTCTCATAGAATTCATTAAAAAAAGACTTGCCAATAATAAAGAAAGGCTTCTCATAGATTTTTACGGTGGAGAGCCGATGCTGAGTTTTGACAGGATGAAATCAATTTCAGAAGCTCTGGTATCTTATTCTGAACAACAGGGTGTATCCTTTTGTTCAGGAATGGTAACCAATGGTTCTCTTTTTACCCGTAAAAAGGCTGAAGAACTTGTCAAACTCGGGCTCCAAAATATAAAAATTACAATAGACGGACCCCCGGAAATCCACAATAAATCACGGCCATTTAAATCCGGCGCAAAGAGCTTTGATATAATAATAGATAATATTAAAAAAACCTGTGATATAGTAAAAATCAGCATAGGTGGTAATTACCGCCAGGATAATTATAAAAAATTCGTCATGCTCCTAGACTATCTTCTTGAAGAGGGGCTTGGGCCTGACAAAATACATTCCGTCAAGTTTGATCCGATAATGGATCTTCCGTCTGATTCCGGCCGGAGGATAGGGTTAAAGAATGAATGCGGATCGTGTAATGAACCATGGGTGATTAATGCCGACAGTTTTTTAAGGGAGGAGATATTAAAAAGAGGCTGGTTTACCCCCAAGCCTGCTCCCATGGCCTGCATGATCGAATCAAAGGATTCTTATGTGGTTAACTTTGACGGTAAAATTTATAAATGCCCCACCTTGAATGGTAAAAAGGAGTTTGAGGTCGGAGACCTTGAAAACGGCATCAAGGATTATACAGATTCTTATAACCTTGGCTTATGGAAAGACAGCGAATGCCTGGAATGCAGGTATCTTCCATTATGCTTCGGAGGATGCCGGTACATGACATTTTTAAAAGATGGGAATGTAAAAAATAAAGATTGCAAAAAAAAGTTTTTTGATGCTGCCCTGGAGACTATGTTGTTACAGGACATAAAGTACAGTTAG
- a CDS encoding ABC transporter substrate-binding protein has protein sequence MSILFFSVPAASAEKILAVQSIRIAPYEQALKGFESICKLNIRRFVLSDYKGVDITHKIKSLRPDMILAIGATALSKVKQTRDIPVVYFMVLDPKSVISSDAKNISGISMNIPQKDQLSIIVKIFPDAKDIGVIYNPEKTGFMIKRAEAAAWDAGINLIKKTINDPKDAASRIMEMQGKIDLFWLFPDTSVLMPETIKFLFLFSMNNKIPVIAFSKNYLGMGALLSIGIDSYDIGRQAGELAKKILKSHKKSLNKHIDVRKPVISLNKKIADKLEIKVNKHNFNAFWDIDEPEFN, from the coding sequence ATGTCAATACTTTTTTTTTCTGTGCCTGCTGCTTCAGCCGAAAAAATCCTGGCAGTCCAAAGCATCAGGATCGCCCCTTATGAGCAAGCTTTAAAGGGGTTTGAATCGATATGCAAATTAAATATTCGACGCTTTGTCCTTTCTGATTACAAAGGCGTTGATATTACGCATAAAATAAAATCGCTACGCCCGGATATGATCCTTGCAATAGGAGCAACTGCACTTTCTAAAGTAAAGCAGACCAGGGACATCCCTGTCGTATATTTCATGGTACTTGATCCAAAATCTGTAATTTCTTCCGATGCAAAGAATATTTCCGGTATAAGCATGAATATCCCGCAGAAAGATCAACTTTCTATAATTGTCAAAATTTTTCCTGACGCTAAAGATATTGGAGTTATATATAACCCTGAAAAAACAGGTTTTATGATTAAAAGAGCCGAAGCGGCAGCCTGGGATGCGGGCATAAATCTGATTAAAAAAACTATTAACGACCCTAAAGACGCAGCTTCACGAATAATGGAGATGCAGGGAAAAATCGATCTGTTCTGGCTGTTTCCTGATACCTCTGTGCTAATGCCTGAGACAATTAAATTTTTATTCCTTTTTTCCATGAATAATAAAATACCTGTAATTGCATTTTCTAAAAATTATCTGGGAATGGGAGCCTTGCTGTCAATCGGAATTGATTCTTACGATATCGGACGTCAGGCCGGTGAATTGGCAAAGAAAATTTTAAAGAGTCATAAAAAATCATTGAATAAACATATTGACGTCAGGAAGCCGGTTATATCGTTGAATAAAAAAATAGCTGATAAGTTGGAAATAAAGGTTAACAAGCATAATTTTAATGCTTTTTGGGACATAGATGAACCTGAATTTAATTAA
- a CDS encoding ATP-binding protein, with the protein MNLNLIKTFKEGFGIRIFILFTVFTFLVSIGFTGFFMHFQSKAMEQALKNNGKILANILAYNAKIGVFSENIDLLKNPVDGIFQQEEVFMVTVYNKAGEILINNKKSNYDKYNKTINIYENISDKIFKNIEAYNTAFFSDHKDSVGFWSKVVSVETSTNDESLFFDQDMPLNNVRTIGFVRVLLSKRILHGRLLSLCIRSIYIALFFWMAGSIVGFFILKSIIKPLNQLTRGVNAFGEHGVIDKIPIHTKDEIGKLADAFNNMYESLRKRDSEKKQLEEQLLHSQKMEAIGTLAGGIAHDFNNILGVIVGYTELSLLDMPETDPLRGKLDQVLKASGRATDLVKQILAFSRKDKQKLTLTRIYPIVKEALKMLRSSLPTTIEIRTDIKKINSSILSDPSQIHQILMNLCTNAAHALPDNKGLLEVSLAEVDIDQDRAAGHTDLQAGRYQKLTVRDNGEGIKPEIMDRIFDPFFTTKGPGKGTGMGLAVIHGIVKRCKGAIIFDSEPGKGTIFQIFFPTVDSNIHEKLEIHKNIPNGNEKILYIDDEKQIIDFGQEILEGLGYKVVAKTTPTDALEIFRADPDSFDIVITDMTMPKMTGIELAVQISIIRPGIPIILCSGYNANITKEKAREAGIREIIMKPFAINEIACAIRDVLDNNEKYDA; encoded by the coding sequence ATGAACCTGAATTTAATTAAAACATTTAAGGAAGGCTTCGGTATAAGAATTTTTATCCTCTTTACCGTTTTTACATTCCTTGTTTCTATCGGGTTTACCGGATTTTTTATGCATTTCCAGAGCAAAGCCATGGAGCAGGCTTTGAAAAACAACGGTAAAATACTGGCAAATATTCTTGCGTATAATGCTAAAATAGGGGTTTTTTCGGAAAATATCGACCTTTTAAAAAATCCTGTTGACGGTATTTTTCAGCAAGAGGAAGTATTCATGGTGACTGTTTATAATAAGGCAGGAGAAATCTTAATAAACAATAAAAAATCCAATTATGACAAGTATAACAAAACTATCAATATCTATGAGAATATATCTGATAAAATTTTTAAAAATATAGAGGCGTATAATACTGCATTTTTTTCAGATCATAAGGATAGTGTAGGATTCTGGTCCAAAGTGGTTTCGGTGGAGACTTCCACAAATGATGAATCCTTGTTTTTTGATCAGGACATGCCTTTGAATAATGTCAGAACCATCGGTTTTGTAAGGGTTCTGCTTAGCAAGCGAATTCTGCATGGCCGGCTTCTATCTCTTTGCATACGAAGTATCTATATAGCACTTTTCTTTTGGATGGCAGGTTCCATTGTTGGTTTTTTTATCCTTAAGTCGATTATTAAACCTTTAAACCAGTTAACCAGGGGAGTTAATGCCTTTGGTGAACATGGGGTAATAGACAAAATTCCGATTCATACAAAGGATGAAATAGGCAAACTGGCCGATGCTTTTAATAATATGTACGAATCATTAAGGAAAAGAGATTCTGAAAAAAAACAGTTGGAAGAACAACTTCTGCATTCCCAGAAAATGGAGGCAATAGGCACTTTGGCAGGCGGTATAGCACATGACTTTAATAATATCCTGGGTGTTATTGTGGGCTATACGGAGCTATCGTTGCTGGATATGCCAGAGACAGATCCGCTGCGCGGCAAACTTGATCAGGTGCTTAAGGCCAGCGGACGGGCGACCGATCTTGTAAAACAGATTCTCGCTTTTAGCCGCAAGGATAAACAGAAGCTTACCCTGACCAGAATATACCCAATAGTTAAAGAAGCCCTCAAGATGCTGCGATCATCTCTGCCGACAACCATTGAAATTCGTACGGACATAAAAAAGATCAATTCTTCAATTTTATCAGATCCTTCTCAAATACATCAAATCCTGATGAACCTTTGTACAAATGCGGCCCATGCCCTGCCTGATAATAAAGGGTTGTTGGAGGTCAGCCTGGCTGAAGTGGATATTGATCAGGATAGAGCGGCGGGACATACCGACCTGCAGGCCGGCCGTTATCAAAAACTTACTGTTCGTGATAATGGCGAAGGGATCAAGCCTGAAATCATGGATCGAATTTTTGATCCGTTTTTTACAACAAAGGGCCCGGGGAAAGGTACGGGCATGGGCCTGGCGGTTATCCACGGGATAGTAAAAAGATGTAAGGGAGCCATAATCTTTGATAGTGAACCTGGCAAAGGAACAATATTTCAGATTTTTTTTCCCACAGTTGATTCCAACATACATGAAAAACTCGAAATTCATAAAAATATTCCCAATGGTAATGAAAAAATCCTTTACATAGATGATGAAAAACAGATAATAGATTTTGGCCAGGAAATCCTGGAAGGATTAGGTTACAAAGTTGTCGCAAAAACCACACCAACGGATGCCCTTGAAATATTCAGGGCGGATCCTGACAGCTTCGATATAGTTATTACGGATATGACAATGCCCAAGATGACGGGTATAGAGCTTGCAGTGCAGATAAGCATTATAAGACCGGGGATCCCGATTATTCTTTGTTCAGGCTATAATGCAAATATCACCAAGGAAAAGGCTCGTGAGGCAGGCATAAGAGAGATTATAATGAAACCATTCGCTATAAATGAAATAGCCTGTGCTATCAGGGATGTTCTGGATAATAATGAAAAATATGATGCATAA
- a CDS encoding sensor histidine kinase yields the protein MKDIEKNKEQLIAELKKLRTRMAELESCKPRGEQTDCNSKIIDDRRHQAMRLDVVSTLAGGIAHDFNNLLMGIQGNVSLMYLNTKPDHPNYKKLQSIEENIESGAEITRQILGFARGGKYHFKPVNLNEIVKKTVIMFGGSRREIRIKDEYQENLYRVRADQIQIEQVLFSLFTNAWEAMPDGGNIYIKTRDIVLNNNNIRPLGVPAGRYAQITVKDNGAGMDNATRQRVFEPYFTTKERGRGTGLGLAAAFGIIKGHGGMIEVESEKAKGTTVVFCLPALK from the coding sequence ATGAAAGATATCGAAAAAAACAAAGAACAGTTAATAGCTGAACTGAAAAAACTCCGCACGCGGATGGCAGAGCTGGAATCCTGTAAACCCAGGGGCGAACAGACAGATTGTAACAGTAAAATAATAGATGACCGACGCCATCAAGCTATGAGGCTGGATGTGGTCAGTACCCTTGCTGGAGGTATTGCGCATGATTTTAATAATTTGCTTATGGGGATACAGGGTAATGTTTCATTGATGTATTTAAATACAAAGCCGGATCATCCCAACTATAAGAAATTGCAGAGCATTGAGGAGAATATCGAAAGCGGGGCCGAGATTACCAGGCAAATTTTAGGTTTTGCAAGAGGTGGTAAATACCATTTCAAACCTGTCAACCTTAATGAAATTGTAAAAAAAACCGTTATCATGTTTGGAGGTTCAAGGCGCGAAATCAGGATAAAAGACGAATACCAGGAAAATTTATATAGAGTCAGGGCTGATCAGATACAGATAGAACAGGTTCTCTTCAGTCTTTTTACAAACGCCTGGGAGGCTATGCCTGATGGAGGTAATATTTACATTAAGACCAGGGATATTGTTCTTAATAACAATAACATCAGACCGCTCGGTGTTCCTGCAGGAAGATACGCCCAGATCACAGTAAAAGATAACGGAGCCGGTATGGATAACGCCACAAGGCAGAGAGTATTTGAACCATATTTCACAACAAAAGAGAGGGGCAGAGGCACCGGACTGGGCCTGGCCGCTGCTTTCGGTATAATAAAAGGGCATGGCGGTATGATTGAGGTGGAGAGTGAGAAGGCCAAGGGGACTACAGTTGTATTTTGCCTGCCAGCGTTGAAATAG
- a CDS encoding DUF1848 family protein — translation MQPAKKIVISASRRTDIPAFYLKWFAEQIKKGFFKTTNPYNGHISIVRATPDKVHTIVFWSKNFRPFIKSGFGAMLQKKGYNLFFNFTINSCVPLLEPHVPPLNDRLDQLSYLSSHFNPESINWRFDPICFYKTGSCETENNMHDFNRIAKYASECGVKRCITSFMDHYTKIKKRAASIKGFSFVEPHFDKKVKILLNMEQELKALDIRLFICCEKELLDGLPKDSNINASSCIPNDLLMRLYGGGLSLRKDTGQRIKQGCGCKISVDVGSYSMHPCYHNCLFCYANPSSRKNCKSEALE, via the coding sequence ATGCAGCCTGCAAAAAAGATAGTAATATCCGCCTCAAGAAGAACAGATATCCCCGCCTTTTATTTGAAATGGTTTGCTGAACAGATCAAAAAAGGTTTTTTCAAAACAACCAATCCCTACAACGGGCATATTTCTATAGTTCGGGCCACTCCCGACAAAGTACATACGATAGTTTTCTGGTCAAAGAATTTCAGACCGTTTATTAAAAGCGGTTTCGGCGCAATGCTGCAAAAAAAAGGATATAACCTTTTTTTTAACTTTACTATAAATTCCTGCGTTCCCTTACTTGAACCTCACGTGCCTCCATTAAATGATCGTCTTGATCAACTATCATATCTTAGCTCTCATTTTAATCCTGAATCGATAAACTGGCGGTTTGACCCTATATGCTTTTATAAAACAGGCAGCTGTGAAACAGAAAACAATATGCATGATTTTAACCGCATCGCAAAATACGCCTCAGAGTGCGGCGTAAAAAGATGTATCACCAGCTTCATGGATCATTATACAAAAATCAAAAAAAGAGCGGCATCCATAAAGGGCTTTTCATTTGTTGAGCCGCATTTTGACAAGAAGGTAAAGATCCTTCTGAATATGGAACAGGAACTTAAAGCACTTGATATAAGACTGTTCATCTGCTGTGAAAAAGAACTTCTTGACGGACTGCCCAAGGATTCAAACATCAATGCAAGTTCATGCATACCTAATGATCTGCTTATGAGATTATACGGAGGGGGGCTTTCCCTGAGAAAAGATACAGGACAAAGAATAAAACAAGGCTGCGGGTGCAAAATTTCAGTCGATGTAGGATCATACAGCATGCATCCGTGCTATCACAACTGCCTTTTTTGTTATGCAAATCCCTCTTCCAGGAAAAACTGTAAATCGGAGGCGCTGGAATGA
- the dusB gene encoding tRNA dihydrouridine synthase DusB, with protein sequence MKIGSVKLDNITIMAPLAGITNLPFRLLAKEAGAALVCSEMVSANGLVYKSQKTEQLLDSLPAEKPLSVQIFGSDPAIMAEAARMVESVGADMIDINFGCSVKKVLKTGSGAALMKDPDKAAAVITALRQAVKIPVTIKIRSGWNKSGKDAMKIAEIAQERGADAITVHPRMATQGFRGNADWQVIADVKKNISIPVIGNGDIAHPDDALQMLKETGCDAVMIGRAAIGHPLIFKQILALLRGDRCDINLVHRFAVMVKYLKNSVEYFGEKHACRMMRSRLCWFVKGLPGSGRFRKSINRISSEGEALGLIKSYMKVLQDDRSI encoded by the coding sequence ATGAAAATCGGTTCCGTTAAACTTGATAATATAACAATTATGGCTCCTCTGGCAGGAATTACCAATCTCCCTTTTCGGCTGCTTGCCAAAGAAGCCGGAGCGGCTCTTGTCTGCTCAGAGATGGTCAGCGCTAATGGTCTGGTCTATAAATCCCAAAAAACGGAACAACTCCTTGACAGCCTTCCCGCCGAAAAGCCTCTTTCGGTTCAGATCTTCGGCTCTGATCCGGCCATTATGGCTGAAGCAGCCCGCATGGTCGAGTCCGTGGGAGCCGACATGATTGACATAAATTTTGGATGTTCAGTTAAAAAGGTACTTAAAACAGGATCAGGCGCAGCCTTGATGAAAGACCCTGATAAAGCGGCTGCGGTTATAACGGCTCTACGCCAGGCCGTAAAGATCCCTGTTACCATAAAAATCAGATCAGGGTGGAACAAATCAGGAAAAGATGCTATGAAGATTGCCGAAATAGCTCAGGAAAGGGGTGCGGATGCCATTACCGTACATCCTCGAATGGCGACACAGGGTTTCAGAGGTAATGCAGACTGGCAGGTTATTGCAGACGTTAAAAAGAATATTTCAATTCCGGTAATCGGAAATGGGGATATTGCTCATCCTGACGATGCTTTGCAAATGCTTAAAGAGACTGGCTGTGACGCGGTTATGATAGGCAGGGCAGCAATCGGGCACCCATTAATTTTTAAACAAATCCTGGCGCTGCTAAGGGGAGACCGGTGTGATATAAATCTTGTCCACCGCTTTGCAGTTATGGTAAAATATCTTAAAAATTCAGTGGAATATTTTGGAGAAAAGCATGCCTGCCGCATGATGCGCAGCCGGCTTTGCTGGTTTGTCAAAGGTTTGCCCGGCAGCGGCAGATTTCGCAAATCAATTAACAGGATATCGTCCGAGGGTGAAGCTTTAGGCTTGATTAAATCCTATATGAAGGTATTACAAGATGATCGATCTATATAG
- a CDS encoding Hpt domain-containing protein gives MKTEDLVANLGLDLEDVKELLELYVGATSSDLKAMQEAIDNNDADIIHERAHSIKGASGNLGLTDFYELAKEIDDQARTNKLNGLETICNEFAGKFQQLVQEIENSC, from the coding sequence ATGAAAACTGAAGATTTGGTCGCTAACCTCGGTTTGGATCTTGAAGATGTAAAAGAGTTGCTGGAATTATATGTAGGCGCAACCTCATCTGATCTTAAGGCTATGCAGGAAGCCATCGATAATAATGATGCGGATATAATTCATGAAAGAGCTCATTCCATAAAAGGCGCGTCCGGCAATCTTGGGCTTACTGATTTCTATGAATTGGCTAAAGAGATTGATGATCAGGCGCGTACAAACAAGCTGAATGGCCTGGAAACAATATGCAATGAGTTTGCCGGCAAGTTTCAGCAACTGGTTCAGGAGATTGAAAACAGTTGTTGA
- a CDS encoding TonB-dependent receptor plug domain-containing protein: MFNIKVYTLSLFFLITTAFICDANLSTIEDEMQILRMFYQEKELVISATRHPKSVSQVAENITVITAKEIERMNAHTISEVLDRVPGIFLRGFNHDFGSPALMTIQGSNERNIRVLLDGITWNQLANNSPETISIPVGIVRRIEIIKGPASSAWGSSLGGVVNIITKSAGDTKIPSGTVQASFGERDTRDYRAEVSGLAGPVGCYLFGARQKSDGLRNSRHFDNNSFFSKFRIPVSKKINAIISMGYTEPETDFGENFSGKMNTRTFHSKALIEARLNDNLDFSIAAYHFKQKSVLSFHNTESRYKYDDQTIGGNATIVWSNQYHTAVLGFDIDHGELGQTEKYSVPNFSQTSKTDPDIKKWALYANDTIIIKDLSITPGFRYDYNSLTGSFISPSIGATYQIGKESILRGSVARGFTIPPLPYVSGGSLTYEQNRSLDSEEIWSYQGGFETAAAKYLWIKTTYFFHNLHKELRPPTIGQPRFTNHGKTRRQGIEIEVQTIPFYNFTCFAGFSYAHINSSEESGSPNMYTYDLSIKYDDKKTFHAELFGQYTWWNIEDRASLDSHYNTFIWDLNITKKLDFKTKVSSEIFFTAHNIFNGSQYVQMDRENPQRWVEAGLRIHF; this comes from the coding sequence TTGTTTAATATTAAAGTTTATACTTTAAGCCTATTTTTTTTAATCACCACAGCTTTTATCTGTGATGCCAATCTCTCCACCATCGAAGATGAAATGCAGATTCTCCGGATGTTTTACCAGGAAAAAGAGCTGGTAATTTCAGCCACGAGACATCCCAAGTCTGTTTCACAAGTCGCTGAAAATATAACCGTAATAACAGCAAAAGAGATTGAAAGGATGAATGCCCATACAATCTCGGAAGTTTTAGACAGGGTGCCCGGCATATTTTTACGTGGTTTTAATCATGATTTCGGCAGCCCTGCTTTAATGACAATACAGGGTTCCAATGAAAGAAATATTCGGGTTCTGCTGGATGGAATAACCTGGAACCAGCTTGCAAACAACTCCCCTGAAACAATTTCAATTCCGGTAGGAATTGTCAGGCGGATAGAAATCATAAAAGGACCTGCCTCGTCAGCCTGGGGATCATCCCTCGGGGGGGTGGTTAATATCATAACCAAGTCCGCCGGAGATACAAAAATACCGTCAGGTACTGTTCAGGCTTCATTCGGAGAGCGTGATACCCGGGATTACAGGGCCGAGGTTTCAGGGCTGGCAGGGCCGGTGGGGTGTTATTTGTTTGGCGCGCGCCAAAAATCTGACGGTTTAAGAAACTCGAGGCATTTCGACAATAACAGTTTTTTTTCCAAGTTCAGGATTCCGGTATCGAAAAAAATTAATGCAATTATCAGTATGGGATACACTGAGCCTGAAACAGATTTCGGAGAAAATTTTTCAGGTAAGATGAATACCAGAACATTCCATTCTAAAGCATTAATAGAAGCCAGGCTTAACGACAATCTTGACTTCAGCATTGCAGCGTACCATTTTAAGCAGAAATCCGTTCTCTCGTTCCACAATACAGAGTCGCGTTATAAATATGATGATCAAACTATAGGAGGCAATGCAACAATAGTATGGTCAAACCAGTACCATACTGCTGTATTAGGTTTTGATATTGACCATGGCGAACTTGGCCAGACCGAAAAATATAGTGTGCCAAATTTTTCCCAAACCAGCAAAACGGATCCTGATATCAAAAAATGGGCGCTTTACGCCAATGATACCATAATTATAAAAGATTTGTCGATCACACCCGGCTTTAGATATGATTATAACAGCCTCACAGGATCGTTTATAAGTCCGAGCATAGGAGCAACATATCAAATCGGAAAAGAATCGATTTTAAGAGGATCTGTGGCAAGAGGCTTTACTATTCCGCCCTTGCCGTATGTATCGGGTGGCAGCTTAACTTATGAACAGAACAGATCGCTTGATTCCGAAGAGATCTGGTCATACCAGGGAGGTTTTGAAACTGCGGCTGCCAAATATTTATGGATAAAAACGACATACTTTTTTCATAATCTTCATAAAGAGTTAAGGCCACCCACTATAGGTCAACCAAGATTTACTAATCATGGTAAAACCAGGCGACAGGGGATTGAAATTGAGGTACAGACCATACCTTTTTATAATTTTACCTGTTTTGCAGGCTTTTCATATGCTCATATCAATTCATCTGAAGAATCCGGTTCACCCAATATGTATACTTATGATCTAAGCATAAAATACGATGATAAAAAAACATTTCATGCGGAGCTTTTTGGACAATATACCTGGTGGAATATTGAGGATAGAGCGTCTTTAGATTCACACTATAATACATTTATTTGGGATCTTAATATTACTAAAAAATTAGATTTTAAAACAAAAGTATCTTCCGAAATATTTTTCACAGCCCACAATATCTTCAATGGATCACAATATGTTCAGATGGATAGGGAAAATCCGCAAAGATGGGTGGAAGCCGGATTGAGAATTCATTTTTGA
- the queF gene encoding preQ(1) synthase: protein MKNMMHNNSKKNIGAMENIKTDILEVIEYKYHGKRNIDITIKQPEFTSVCPMTGLPDFGCITINYKPYAKIVELKSLKFYLLQYRNAGVFYEHLVNRILDDLVKVLAPFDMQIEGDFTARGGITTRVRAAYNREDEID from the coding sequence ATGAAAAATATGATGCATAATAATTCAAAAAAAAATATTGGCGCCATGGAGAACATCAAAACCGATATCCTTGAGGTTATAGAATATAAATATCACGGCAAAAGAAATATCGACATTACCATTAAGCAACCGGAATTTACATCTGTTTGTCCCATGACCGGACTCCCGGATTTCGGATGCATAACAATCAATTATAAACCTTATGCTAAAATCGTAGAATTGAAATCACTAAAATTTTATCTGCTGCAGTACAGGAATGCAGGAGTTTTTTACGAACATCTGGTGAATCGTATTCTGGATGATCTGGTTAAGGTCCTTGCACCGTTTGATATGCAGATTGAAGGTGATTTTACAGCCCGGGGCGGAATCACAACCAGAGTTAGAGCAGCATACAACCGGGAAGATGAAATTGACTAA